A portion of the Hoylesella buccalis ATCC 35310 genome contains these proteins:
- the nqrC gene encoding NADH:ubiquinone reductase (Na(+)-transporting) subunit C, translated as MAEGNKKGLNTNSNSYTIIYSIIIVVLVAFLLAFVFQALKPMQDANVALDKKKQILNSLNIRDLNNEDAAAKYQEVVLADEIIDEQGNVLEKGEQGGENNGFKLNSADFKNGKLALFVCKVNGQTKYVIPVYGMGLWGAINGYVAINADKSTVFGTYFDHDSETAGLGAEIKDNRAWQNQFQGKKLFAQDPHQIALAVSKKVEDPSTQVDGITGATLTSNGVTEMLQTCLGAYMNFLKAH; from the coding sequence ATGGCTGAAGGAAATAAAAAAGGATTGAATACCAATTCAAACTCCTATACGATCATATATTCAATCATTATCGTTGTTCTTGTTGCATTCCTGTTGGCTTTTGTGTTTCAGGCTTTGAAACCCATGCAAGATGCCAATGTGGCATTGGACAAGAAGAAGCAGATATTAAATTCGTTGAATATTAGAGATTTGAATAATGAAGACGCTGCTGCAAAGTATCAAGAAGTTGTACTCGCTGATGAAATCATCGATGAGCAGGGTAATGTTCTTGAAAAAGGTGAACAGGGTGGAGAAAACAACGGTTTTAAACTCAATTCTGCCGACTTTAAGAACGGAAAGTTAGCACTCTTCGTTTGTAAGGTTAATGGACAGACTAAGTATGTGATACCTGTTTATGGCATGGGACTATGGGGAGCTATCAATGGTTATGTTGCCATTAATGCAGATAAGTCGACTGTCTTCGGAACTTACTTCGACCATGATAGCGAAACAGCTGGATTGGGAGCTGAAATTAAAGACAACCGCGCATGGCAAAACCAGTTTCAAGGTAAGAAACTATTTGCGCAAGATCCTCATCAAATCGCACTGGCTGTTAGTAAGAAGGTGGAAGACCCTTCCACACAAGTTGATGGCATAACGGGTGCTACCCTCACTTCCAACGGTGTGACCGAGATGTTGCAGACTTGTTTAGGTGCATATATGAATTTCTTGAAAGCTCATTAA
- the nqrE gene encoding NADH:ubiquinone reductase (Na(+)-transporting) subunit E, which yields MEHIISLFFRSIFVDNMIFAFFLGMCSFLAVSKNVKTSFGLGMAVTFVLFVTVPVDYLLQTKVLDPLGLSYLSFIIFIAVIAGMTQLVEMLVEKYSPSLYASLGIFLPLIAVNCAIMGGSMFMQQRINLDPSNTQYIGNIADAIAYAVGSGLGWTLAIVLMGAIREKLQYSDVPKPLQGLGITFITVGLMAIAMMCFSGLKI from the coding sequence ATGGAACATATCATATCATTATTTTTCAGATCGATATTTGTCGACAACATGATCTTCGCATTCTTCCTTGGAATGTGTTCATTTTTGGCCGTATCGAAGAATGTAAAGACCTCGTTTGGTTTAGGCATGGCAGTGACATTCGTGCTGTTTGTCACCGTTCCGGTAGACTACTTGCTTCAAACCAAAGTCCTGGATCCATTAGGATTAAGTTATTTGAGTTTCATTATCTTCATCGCTGTCATCGCCGGTATGACGCAATTGGTAGAAATGTTGGTCGAGAAATATAGTCCGTCACTCTATGCCTCATTGGGAATCTTCCTTCCTCTGATTGCCGTAAACTGCGCCATCATGGGTGGTTCCATGTTCATGCAGCAACGTATCAATCTGGATCCAAGTAACACACAGTATATCGGTAATATCGCTGACGCGATTGCTTACGCTGTGGGAAGTGGATTGGGATGGACCCTTGCCATTGTCCTCATGGGGGCTATTCGTGAGAAATTACAATATAGTGATGTGCCAAAACCGCTTCAAGGTCTTGGAATCACCTTCATTACCGTAGGACTTATGGCCATTGCCATGATGTGCTTCTCTGGCTTAAAAATATAA
- a CDS encoding IS4 family transposase, giving the protein MNKGRYVFSQLCDFLPTDHFKWLIKKYEGNKYVKSFTCWNHLMVLLFGQLSNREGLRDLIVTITPFKSAFHHLGFGKNVSRSNLSKANEIREVKIFQEFADKMVSIAREKRGVVKDFFISNNVYAFDSSTISLCLSVYWWTKLHHGKGGVKLHELYDVKTDIPTFSVITDASVHDSQVMELIPYEKESFYIFDRAYMATRKLYIIEGAEAYFVVREKHKMPFEVIEDKEYNNPSSGIMADQIIRFKGYKTKKQYPNKLRRVVFYDYDGNRTFVFYTNNFEITAEQVAMLYKYRWRVELFFKWLKQHLRIKEFYGTSENAVKIQIYAAIIAYCLVVIVQECMGLKLQTYDVLRILSTALLTKMPLCDLLIEQKEEEFTEGKNLQLCLNFDG; this is encoded by the coding sequence ATGAACAAAGGTCGATACGTATTTTCACAGCTGTGCGACTTTCTGCCGACAGACCATTTCAAATGGTTGATAAAAAAGTATGAAGGTAATAAATATGTGAAGAGTTTCACTTGTTGGAATCATCTGATGGTTCTTCTATTTGGTCAGTTGTCTAATCGTGAGGGATTACGAGACCTTATTGTAACCATCACTCCGTTCAAGTCAGCGTTCCACCATCTTGGTTTTGGAAAGAATGTCAGTAGAAGCAATTTGAGCAAGGCCAATGAAATACGCGAAGTCAAGATATTCCAAGAGTTTGCAGACAAGATGGTTTCCATAGCAAGAGAGAAACGAGGAGTCGTCAAGGACTTCTTCATATCGAACAATGTCTATGCGTTTGACTCCTCAACAATATCATTGTGCCTTTCTGTATACTGGTGGACTAAACTGCATCATGGGAAAGGAGGAGTGAAATTGCATGAACTGTATGACGTGAAGACAGACATTCCGACATTTTCTGTCATTACAGACGCTTCAGTTCACGATTCTCAAGTGATGGAGCTAATTCCCTATGAGAAAGAGAGTTTCTATATATTTGACAGAGCGTATATGGCAACTAGGAAACTTTATATAATAGAAGGAGCAGAAGCTTACTTTGTCGTGAGAGAGAAGCATAAAATGCCGTTTGAGGTCATAGAGGATAAAGAATACAACAACCCTTCATCTGGAATTATGGCTGACCAAATTATACGTTTCAAGGGATACAAGACTAAGAAGCAATATCCAAATAAACTTCGACGAGTGGTATTCTATGACTATGATGGTAATAGGACATTTGTATTTTACACGAACAATTTTGAAATTACAGCGGAACAGGTTGCTATGCTTTACAAATACAGATGGAGAGTAGAACTGTTCTTCAAATGGCTGAAGCAACATCTGCGCATCAAAGAGTTTTATGGAACCTCGGAGAATGCTGTAAAAATACAAATCTATGCAGCTATCATTGCATATTGTCTTGTCGTTATCGTACAAGAATGTATGGGGCTAAAGCTTCAAACCTATGATGTTCTAAGAATTTTAAGCACGGCATTGTTGACAAAAATGCCATTGTGTGACTTGCTCATTGAACAGAAAGAGGAAGAATTTACTGAAGGAAAAAACCTGCAGCTCTGCCTCAATTTTGATGGGTAA
- a CDS encoding porin family protein, with amino-acid sequence MKKVILSACVMFITIAAYGQREKGTVTLQPKVGLNMATITNDNDADSRFAPVVGAEVEVQATDMVSFSGGLLYSMQGAKGKIGNVDGTVKLDYINVPILANVYVAHGFAVKLGVQPGFLINNKVKVSQNGVNAEVDLEKSLKAAGIDAKLNKVDISIPVGVSYEFSNINIDARYNWGVTKIIDEDSSKNSVFQITVGYKFAL; translated from the coding sequence ATGAAAAAAGTTATTTTAAGTGCATGCGTTATGTTTATAACAATTGCAGCGTACGGACAGCGTGAAAAAGGTACGGTTACTTTACAGCCTAAAGTAGGTTTAAACATGGCTACGATTACAAACGATAATGATGCCGACTCAAGATTTGCGCCAGTTGTTGGTGCCGAGGTTGAAGTGCAGGCTACTGACATGGTTAGTTTCTCGGGTGGATTACTTTACTCTATGCAGGGAGCTAAGGGAAAGATAGGCAATGTAGATGGAACAGTAAAGTTAGACTATATCAATGTTCCAATTCTTGCTAACGTCTATGTGGCTCATGGATTTGCCGTGAAGTTAGGTGTACAACCAGGCTTTTTAATCAACAATAAAGTCAAAGTTTCACAGAATGGTGTCAACGCAGAGGTTGATTTAGAGAAATCTCTTAAAGCTGCGGGAATTGATGCCAAACTGAATAAGGTTGATATCTCTATTCCCGTTGGAGTTTCCTACGAGTTCAGCAATATAAATATCGATGCACGATACAATTGGGGAGTAACCAAAATTATTGACGAAGACAGCAGTAAGAATAGTGTTTTCCAGATTACAGTTGGTTACAAATTTGCGCTGTAA
- a CDS encoding NADH:ubiquinone reductase (Na(+)-transporting) subunit D, with product MALFSTQNKKVFTSPLNLDHPILVQVLGICSALAVTSQLKPAIVMGLAVTVITAFSNVIISIIRNTIPMRIRIIVQLVVVAALVTIVSQILKAYAYDVSVQLSVYVALIITNCILMGRLEAFAMMNKPWPSFLDGVGNGLGYAMILVIVGALRELFGRGTLLGFTIIPSSFYDFGYMNNGMMATPAMALILVGCVIWIHRAYFYQEEK from the coding sequence ATGGCATTATTTTCAACACAAAATAAGAAAGTCTTTACAAGCCCTCTCAATTTGGATCATCCTATCTTGGTTCAAGTCTTGGGAATCTGTTCGGCTTTGGCAGTAACTTCACAATTAAAGCCAGCTATTGTCATGGGATTGGCAGTGACGGTTATTACTGCATTTTCAAATGTAATTATTTCGATTATTCGCAATACCATTCCGATGCGAATTCGTATCATCGTACAATTGGTTGTTGTGGCCGCATTGGTAACCATCGTGAGCCAAATCTTAAAGGCATACGCGTATGATGTGAGTGTCCAACTCTCAGTATATGTGGCCTTGATCATCACCAACTGTATTTTGATGGGACGCTTGGAAGCATTTGCGATGATGAACAAACCTTGGCCATCCTTCCTTGATGGAGTGGGAAATGGTTTAGGTTACGCAATGATTTTAGTGATTGTGGGAGCTCTTCGTGAATTGTTTGGTAGAGGTACTTTATTAGGATTTACGATTATTCCATCGTCTTTCTACGACTTTGGTTATATGAATAATGGTATGATGGCCACGCCGGCAATGGCTTTGATTCTTGTTGGATGTGTCATTTGGATTCACCGTGCCTATTTCTATCAAGAAGAAAAGTAA
- the nqrF gene encoding NADH:ubiquinone reductase (Na(+)-transporting) subunit F has protein sequence MEFSFILQSIAVFLTVILLLVIILLVAKKYLSPSGNVNIVINEDKTLSVPQGASIMSTLTQNGIYLPSACGGKGSCGQCKLQVIEGGGEILDSERPHFTRKEIKNNWRLGCQCKVKGDLKVKIPETVLGVKEWECTVISNKNVSSFIKEFKVQLPPGEHMDFIPGSYAQISIPAYDVIDYDKDFDKDDIGEEYIGAWKKFNILSIKAHNPEPTVRAYSMANYPEEGDIIMLTVRIASTPFKPRPQVGFQDVPTGIASSYIFSLKPGDKVKMSGPYGDFHPILDSKKEMIWVGGGAGMAPLRSQIMYMLKTLHTRDREMHYFYGARSLNEAFFLDDFHELEKEYPNFHFHLALDRPDPVADEAGVKYTAGFVHQVMYETYLKDHEAPEDIEYYMCGPGPMSAAVQKMLDSLGVDPESIMFDNFG, from the coding sequence ATGGAATTTTCATTTATATTACAGAGCATTGCCGTATTCTTGACCGTCATTCTTTTGCTGGTCATCATACTGTTGGTCGCAAAAAAATATCTCTCGCCAAGCGGAAACGTCAATATCGTCATCAACGAAGATAAGACTCTCAGCGTTCCACAAGGTGCGTCCATCATGAGTACCCTTACACAAAATGGAATTTACCTCCCCTCTGCATGTGGCGGAAAGGGCAGTTGTGGACAATGCAAATTACAAGTGATTGAAGGAGGAGGCGAAATCTTGGATTCAGAGCGTCCTCACTTTACAAGGAAAGAGATAAAGAATAATTGGCGTTTAGGATGTCAGTGCAAGGTGAAAGGTGACCTCAAAGTCAAAATACCTGAAACCGTTTTAGGTGTCAAAGAATGGGAATGCACCGTCATCAGCAATAAAAACGTGTCGAGCTTTATCAAAGAGTTCAAAGTGCAGTTGCCTCCTGGCGAGCACATGGACTTCATACCAGGCTCGTATGCTCAAATATCAATTCCCGCATACGATGTGATTGATTACGACAAAGATTTCGACAAAGATGACATTGGCGAAGAGTACATTGGCGCATGGAAGAAGTTCAACATTCTTTCTATCAAGGCTCACAACCCCGAGCCTACCGTACGCGCTTACTCCATGGCTAACTATCCTGAGGAAGGCGACATCATCATGCTGACCGTGCGTATTGCCTCAACACCATTCAAGCCACGTCCACAAGTGGGCTTCCAAGACGTTCCAACCGGTATTGCCTCCAGTTATATCTTCTCTTTGAAACCTGGTGATAAGGTAAAGATGAGCGGACCATACGGTGACTTCCATCCCATCCTCGATTCAAAGAAAGAGATGATATGGGTTGGCGGTGGAGCTGGTATGGCGCCGTTGCGCAGTCAAATCATGTATATGTTGAAGACATTGCACACCCGCGATCGCGAAATGCACTATTTCTATGGTGCTCGCTCACTGAACGAAGCATTCTTCTTGGATGATTTCCACGAACTGGAGAAAGAATATCCCAACTTCCACTTCCATTTGGCATTGGACAGACCTGATCCTGTAGCTGATGAAGCTGGTGTGAAATACACGGCTGGTTTTGTTCATCAAGTAATGTATGAGACCTACTTGAAGGATCATGAAGCGCCAGAAGACATCGAGTACTACATGTGTGGCCCTGGTCCGATGAGTGCTGCTGTACAAAAGATGTTGGATAGCCTTGGCGTTGATCCTGAATCTATCATGTTTGATAACTTTGGATAA
- a CDS encoding NADH:ubiquinone reductase (Na(+)-transporting) subunit B, whose amino-acid sequence MSLKKYLNKIKPHFEEGGKLHAFWSVYDGFESFLYVPNTTAKTGAHIHDAIDSKRIMSLVVIALLPALLFGMYNIGYQNFAAAGELANASFWEMFIYGFLAVLPKILVSYIVGLGIEFAWAQWKKEEIQEGYLVTGILMPLIIPITCPLWMLALSVAFAVIFCKEIFGGTGMNIFNVALSARAFLFFSYPGQMTGDSIWVASHQIFGLGNTLPDATTMATPLGELALHVDIPYSTCDMLVGLIPGSVGETSVIAIAIGALLLLVTGIASWKTMLSVFVSGGLMAALFSALGMTSIAWYEHLILGGFCFGAVFMATDPVTSARTEKGKYIYGALIGVMTIIIRVMNPGYPEGMMLSILFANMFAPLIDYCVVQGNINKRMKRLTAHNK is encoded by the coding sequence ATGAGTTTAAAAAAATATTTAAATAAAATCAAGCCACACTTCGAAGAGGGCGGTAAGCTACATGCTTTCTGGAGTGTCTATGATGGTTTTGAGAGTTTCCTTTATGTTCCCAACACGACAGCCAAGACAGGAGCTCACATCCATGACGCCATTGACTCGAAGAGAATCATGAGTTTGGTGGTCATCGCTCTGCTACCTGCCTTGTTGTTTGGAATGTACAACATTGGATATCAGAATTTCGCAGCTGCCGGTGAGTTGGCCAACGCCTCTTTTTGGGAGATGTTCATTTATGGTTTCCTGGCCGTATTACCTAAAATCCTTGTTTCTTACATCGTAGGTCTGGGCATCGAATTCGCCTGGGCACAGTGGAAGAAGGAAGAAATTCAGGAAGGTTATTTGGTAACGGGTATTTTAATGCCACTTATCATCCCCATCACCTGTCCGTTGTGGATGCTGGCATTATCAGTAGCATTCGCAGTGATTTTTTGCAAAGAGATATTTGGTGGAACGGGCATGAACATTTTTAATGTGGCATTGTCTGCCCGCGCATTCCTTTTCTTCTCCTATCCTGGACAGATGACGGGTGATTCGATATGGGTAGCCAGTCATCAGATATTTGGTTTGGGCAACACTTTGCCAGATGCAACCACCATGGCCACTCCGCTTGGTGAACTGGCTCTCCATGTAGACATACCCTACTCTACCTGTGACATGTTGGTTGGTTTGATACCAGGTTCCGTTGGAGAAACCAGTGTCATCGCCATCGCCATAGGTGCCTTGCTGCTGTTGGTTACAGGCATCGCTTCATGGAAAACGATGTTGAGCGTATTCGTTAGTGGTGGTCTCATGGCCGCACTCTTCAGTGCACTCGGCATGACATCTATAGCATGGTACGAGCATCTTATATTAGGTGGATTCTGTTTCGGTGCCGTATTCATGGCTACCGACCCAGTAACTTCCGCACGTACTGAAAAGGGTAAATATATCTATGGCGCCCTCATCGGTGTGATGACAATCATCATCCGCGTGATGAATCCTGGTTATCCTGAAGGTATGATGTTGTCGATTTTGTTTGCGAATATGTTCGCCCCATTGATTGACTATTGCGTCGTTCAAGGCAACATCAACAAGAGAATGAAACGTTTAACTGCTCATAATAAATAA